ACCTCCGCAAACGGATCGGCCGCGGCTGGTCGATCCTGTTGCAGGCGTTCCGGAACGTGACACGCAATGCACGCCGCTCCGCCATTGCGCTCGGTGCCGTCGGCTTCGGAATCATCGCAATGCTGCTGGCGGCCGGGTTCATCCAGGACATCCTCCATGGCATGCGCGAGGAGACGATCGAGACGCGTCTGGGACACATCCAGATCACGCGTGCGAAATATCTGGATGCGGGCCTGGCAGCGCCTTTCGACTACCTGATCCCGGACAGCATGCCGGAGCGCAAAACGGTGGAGCAGTTGCCCGGGGTGGTCGTGGTTTCGCCGCGACTGTCCTTCAACGGCCTCATCAGCCTGGGCGAAACGACTGTTTCATTTCTTGCCGATGGCGTGGAGCCCGAAAAGGAACAGCGGCTGGCGAAGCAGCTGAAGATCGTGAGCGGGCAGAACCTGGCCGAGGGCGAGCCGAAAAGCGTCATCCTCGGCCAAGGCCTGGCGACCAGCCTCGGCGCAAAGCTCGGTGACCAGGTCATTCTGGTCGCCAATACCGAAAAGGGCGGCATCAATGCGGTCGAACTGGTCGTGCGCGGGACGTTCAGTACGGTGACCAAAGCCTACGATGACGTCGCCCTGCGGCTTCCGCTGCGCACGGCACAGCGGCTGCTGCGTGTTCAAGGCGTACACCGCTGGGTACTGCTACTCGACCGCACCGAGCACACCGAGGCTGTGCTCGCGACCCTCACGAAAACCCTCGACGGAAAGCAGCTCGAAGTCGTCCCCTGGACGCAGCTCGCGGATTTCTACAACAAGACCGTGCTGCTCTTCTCCCGCCAGGTCACCGTGATGAAGCTCATCATCGCGGCCATCATCGTGCTGAGCATCTCCAATACGATGATGATGAGTGTGATGGAGCGCACCGGGGAGGTCGGTACCGAGATGGCGCTGGGCAATACCCGGCACGGCATCCTCGCGCTTTTCATCGGCGAGGGACTGCTGCTGGGCCTCGGTGGCGCAGTGGTCGGTTTGCTCGCAGGGTTGGGACTGGCCGCGGTCATCTCGTTTTTCGGCATACCGATGCCGCCGCCTCCCGGCGCCACCGAAGGCTTTACGGCCAAGATCCTGATTAGCCCAGCCCTGACCGTGCAGGCACTTTTCCTGGCTGTATTCACCGCGCTTGCCGCCAGCGTCTACCCGGCGTGGAAGGCGTCTCGCATGATCATCGTCGACGCCCTGCGCCACAATCGCTAGCCCGCCATGTGGAGACTGGCTCTACGTAACGTGACCCGGCAGAAGGTCCGCACCGCGATGACCATGGGCGCCATTGCGGCCGGGGTCATCAGCCTGGTCCTGGCCGGGGGCTTCGTGGCCGACATCTTCATCCAGTTGCGCGAATTCACGATTCACTCGCAGCTCGGCCACATCCAGATTTACAAGGAAGGCTACTACCGCTACGGCACGCAGGCGCCGTC
The Betaproteobacteria bacterium genome window above contains:
- a CDS encoding FtsX-like permease family protein, yielding MRRRRSVRDPRDHVRDGADLRKRIGRGWSILLQAFRNVTRNARRSAIALGAVGFGIIAMLLAAGFIQDILHGMREETIETRLGHIQITRAKYLDAGLAAPFDYLIPDSMPERKTVEQLPGVVVVSPRLSFNGLISLGETTVSFLADGVEPEKEQRLAKQLKIVSGQNLAEGEPKSVILGQGLATSLGAKLGDQVILVANTEKGGINAVELVVRGTFSTVTKAYDDVALRLPLRTAQRLLRVQGVHRWVLLLDRTEHTEAVLATLTKTLDGKQLEVVPWTQLADFYNKTVLLFSRQVTVMKLIIAAIIVLSISNTMMMSVMERTGEVGTEMALGNTRHGILALFIGEGLLLGLGGAVVGLLAGLGLAAVISFFGIPMPPPPGATEGFTAKILISPALTVQALFLAVFTALAASVYPAWKASRMIIVDALRHNR